The window TAGCTTCGATAGCCCTTACTCGAGCTCTAGTCATTGGTCCACGTGATGTCGTGGGAGACGAAGGTAGGTCCatagggatgaccgtaggatgctccgcatcactataTCTCTTTCTTTCCCAGTCTAACGGATTTACTTGCCAATAAGAAACAAATTATCCAAGGGTAATTTTGTCATCATATCTCTATAATTGTGTGCCTTGATCACCGTGCCCAAAATAATACATCTTACATAAAGAAACAGAGGAAATAGTTACTAGACTACTAGTGATATAATTACCATACTAATGACATAGCTACCAGGGTATTCATACTACAGTTACCAATTGTAGCAGTTATGCAATGTGTTATAGTTACCAACATGACTATTATGTAAGTTACCGGGCTGCACGTGTTATAGTTACCAACATGACTGTTATGTAGTGctaatcaaatactccctccgtcccataatgtaagacgttttttacactacactaaTGTGAAAAAACGtcatacattatgggacggagggtttACGGGGCTGCTCATGTTAAAGTTACAACTTGACTACTAAAGTTATCAGGACACTAAGCTATCATTATCAGACTACCAATGCTAAAGTTATCAACATAACAATTGTACTTTCGGTCATGACTGTTATGGATTTATTACCACTTACCAGACTGCTAATCATATAATTATGAGGCTGCTCATGTTAAAGTTATCACTTGACTACTAAAGTTATCAGGATACTGGGCTATCATTATCAGACTACCAATGCTAAAGTTATCAACATAACAATTGTACTTTGGGTCCCTATAAGGGGTTTATTACACCCCCTTGTACTTTAGGTCAAACTTTAACCTTAACCATAGATTTGATttgcaaagtactccctccgtcccaaaataagtgactcagagTACAAAGTCTGAGtcacttattttgaaacggaggaagtataatACTTACTCTTTCCTACGATATAAGATGTTATCACAACCAATGTACTCATATATTATTAATTGTAActaacatcttacattatgggcgGAGAGAATGTCATAAAATTTATACTGTTGGATTCGTATTGGAAAGAAGTTTTCATTTATATAGTTTTGTTACATATAACAAATATTTTGTTACGCTGTATGGTCGAACTTTGGCTCAAAGTGTGAGGGGCCTAACAAACACGGCCAGAGGGGAATTGCATTCCATAAATATATCATCTTAATCATGATTTATAGTCAGTTTTCTCCTAAAACTGACTACACCCGAGGGCAATTTCTAAAGTCCCAACTACTAATTACAATGCTCATCAGAAGGCCGTTCCCTGGAATGCTCGTCAATTTCTTCCAGGGAGGAACATACCAACAATAAATGAATCCCACTCAATCCCGTCCACACCAGTTAGATAACAACGAGCATCTGCTTCCAAGTATTGCATTTCCCTGTTGCAAATTGCAGATCCTGGCAGAATGGAAGCAAATCTAAGCATTTTCGGATGATGAGTCTCCCGAGGATTTGACTCCTTAGACCTAGTTTATTCTTCTCCTTCAACTAGTCTTCCACGTACCCATCTCATCTTAGACTTATTAGCAGGTGAGGACACATTCTCTAGTGGCTCTGCTGAAATAAATTCTGTTGTATCTGCTGCAATCCGGTCGATCTGGTCGTTATTGACCACTTGCTCACTGATACATAGATCATTTGTTCCAAGATTTCCGTTCACATCTTGAGCTGTTGAAAAAGCTGAAGGAAGCAAATAAGCTCTTTCCATGGAGTTCTCTATCCTCTGAAACATACTGAGTTGTTCCTTTTCACCTAGTGCAGACACATCAAAATAGAAATCCATGCCATTAACAGTCCTTGGAGGTAGCTTCATTCCATTTACAGATTTGTTCTCTTGTTTAATAAGGTCATTTTGGTTCTCCAACTTGTGCAGTTCCGAGACACCTGAGTCATCCGAGGTATCATCAGAAGAACTTTCTGCTGGCCCATCATTATCATCAACACCTTCGAGTGACATTCTTGCCTCTGTAACAAGCTTTCTAGCTTCTATAAGTGATGCTTGAGCAAATGGAATTTTCGCTGCAACAGGCTCAAGAGCATTTGCAGCTTTCTCGGCTTCTACAATGAGTGACCTGATGGTAAAAGAATAAGAAAACAACTTACAATGAGACAGTTAAATTTTAAAATGTCTTGCATGTATAGATGGCATGTTAGTTTTCTGACAGGAAATAGTGTAAACTAGGTATGAAGTAAAAGCACCCCGGAAAATTCAACTGCAAGTGTGATTGCAGTGCACTAATGCGATATATTCGTATGTTTTTCTTTCCATTCTTTGTTTTTCCGGAAAAAACTTCCGATCCATTCATCAAACatcatggcagtacaaagaacacaagaaataataaaaattacatctatgcccgtagaccacctagcgacgactacaagcactggagcgagccgaagacgcgccgccatcatcgcccctccctcaccgtTGACGGGCAAACCTTGtactgacatgtatattgtttggaTTTTTCCAAAGACTTTTTCACAGATATGTGGTCTTGATTTTTCCCAATAGTAACAAACGGACTAGATGCGTCATGTGTGTAACAGCCGAGAGTAATACCCTCATTAAATTTTGCTTGTTAATTTATTTATTTTGGCATCATCATGTCGTCATGCTTAAACTTGAAATGAGGTAGCTAAAACCCTCAATACATTAAACCAAACCCAAACCATAATTACttttatcattttattttattagggaaTTACAAAACCATTTCCCTTTTTGGTGTTTTGCATGATAGCCTTTCAAACTTTGCACATGGCCTTTCTACAATACTTAGAGGCTACAAAGCATGGATACAGCAGAAACAGCCGAATTGCCGTCCTAGTACGGGGGTATACGGGGACACGCGCGGATACGCCAGGATACACGTATCCCGCAGTATCCCATCTTTTCCGAATTAAAAAAAGGGGAAAGAAATCGGGATACGGCAGATACGGTGTGGACACGGTGGGGACTCGAGGCTGCAGCTGCCTGGACTCGCTTCTCTGGTCGCCGGCTCGCCGACGCCGTTTCCCCCAAGCCCAGCTCTTCCCCCGACGAAGAACATCCATCAAGCAGAGAGGAAGATGGCAAGGTGTTCGAGGACAAGGAAGAAGGACCAGGCGGGGAGAAAGATGGGGACTGCAGCCAGCAGAGAGGAAGAAGATATAAACGGCGGCGCAGTCTTTTCTTCTGCTCTCTGCAGCTCTCAGGCGGTGGAGGAAACGAGAAGAGAACGGCTAGAGGAGCTGACTAGTCTAGGGTTTCAGGAACTGGACCTTATATGGGATCTGAGTGGAGAGCTACATGGCCTGAGTGGAGGGTTCGTATGGACATAGGCTGCCCCAAAGTCTTTTCTCAATAGAAATGAGGCAACatatatccagtaattcctttacaaAAAACATATATCCAGTAGAAAAT is drawn from Triticum dicoccoides isolate Atlit2015 ecotype Zavitan unplaced genomic scaffold, WEW_v2.0 scaffold52090, whole genome shotgun sequence and contains these coding sequences:
- the LOC119346830 gene encoding uncharacterized protein LOC119346830, with the protein product MVQDGCFVQWREMIANAARKGFAGGVAFQWNSHKMLTEQLRQEWLEKVQQRRSMPRPTGNRRAPKTPEQRRKIAEAIAAKWLDREYRERVCSAINSYHGTSSGSKVPRKQRTPREPGAKREKKKSIQHRAVSLDDAHAKTAPVKRKKSATPYKDPMAGEKLEMITKIRAQRTALEIEKKEAIERARSLIVEAEKAANALEPVAAKIPFAQASLIEARKLVTEARMSLEGVDDNDGPAESSSDDTSDDSGVSELHKLENQNDLIKQENKSVNGMKLPPRTVNGMDFYFDVSALGEKEQLSMFQRIENSMERAYLLPSAFSTAQDVNGNLGTNDLCISEQVVNNDQIDRIAADTTEFISAEPLENVSSPANKSKMRWVRGRLVEGEE